In the genome of Elusimicrobiota bacterium, one region contains:
- a CDS encoding phage tail tape measure protein, whose product MADFSRVLGLGVILSFKDRLSAKVGTAAAKLTALEEAAGRSATRVQKLTTAFKVGAAAMVAGGGILAGLGIGIKTAATFEDIMFNVQRTTGFTDEQIQQLSRELIILSANLPLSAEELGKVSILAGQLGIGVEEGIEGVKALAFNAARMARTSELTEEQATEAFARLAKIFGLSIKESEKIGSALVKMANISTATAGEIVDMSLRFGGLANAMGITMDEAAAFSATMRDAGIMVELGGTAMMRIIATMAEKTEAFAEIVGLSAPKFKELFGKAPAKALQLFFAAFGEMKKEEIIERMEKLGFEGVRVGSVVFGLSKQTEALARNLKESSVAFSQGTVLGELYEKMTRSLDDKLATLWGSIKNLWIIIGMALIPAIKQVVDWGIKFLTFIFHLPKPVLVGATVLTALTGVILFVGGAITTLVATLGILKIGLTQSAIACEWLTIAQYGGLKALVLSLARFTALNIQLAIMKTGMFIVAVATKLWTAAQWLLNVALTANPIGIVIVAIGALVGAIIFLLVKLGLWNKVVTAVWPVLLVLKNIAISLGQALIKFLFLPQQLLIQGFIKLLQMLGLWNKITPGVREVISSLADPFKLFGKIVPNIISGIIECFKHLGKNLTNIYSWIVDNMQILVSGISDAFKGIFNILKTAAKWWFILLVLPVYAVIGVIIKFIKWTGILGLAIKIVGVTLKIFSQEIVNLFKILVLLSTKIGEGIISVFQGLIKTLIPVWKMFVKSVQFAFNEVVALTKTVGKFLYQYGVQPWIEIGKGIVNVFKNVISVVSSVFEKIKDIVMTPIKFVWNTLVDLTKQVPKVLLPQVLQNLKPLAEGAIVVKATPAIIGEAGPEAVLPLTSPRFQEAVEKPVQRKIRELADEGVKIIKFMVTIPVEIDGYQIAKIVREFEEEENIRSFVAPVRLVRGTI is encoded by the coding sequence GTGGCTGATTTTTCTCGGGTTTTAGGATTAGGTGTAATTTTAAGTTTTAAAGACAGGCTATCAGCAAAAGTAGGAACAGCAGCAGCTAAATTAACTGCCTTAGAAGAAGCTGCTGGAAGAAGTGCTACTCGGGTTCAGAAGTTGACCACTGCATTTAAAGTAGGTGCAGCAGCAATGGTTGCAGGTGGAGGTATCCTTGCAGGATTAGGTATTGGAATAAAAACTGCTGCTACTTTTGAAGACATAATGTTTAATGTGCAGAGAACAACAGGTTTTACTGATGAACAGATACAACAACTATCAAGAGAGTTAATTATCCTCTCTGCTAACTTACCATTATCTGCTGAAGAGTTAGGTAAAGTATCAATTTTAGCCGGCCAGTTAGGTATAGGCGTAGAGGAAGGTATAGAAGGGGTTAAAGCATTAGCATTTAATGCAGCTCGCATGGCAAGAACAAGTGAATTAACAGAAGAACAGGCAACAGAAGCATTTGCACGACTGGCAAAAATCTTTGGTTTAAGTATCAAAGAAAGTGAAAAGATAGGTTCAGCATTAGTTAAGATGGCTAATATCTCAACAGCAACAGCAGGTGAAATAGTTGATATGAGTTTACGGTTCGGTGGGTTAGCAAATGCTATGGGAATAACAATGGATGAGGCAGCAGCGTTTTCTGCTACGATGCGTGATGCAGGTATAATGGTAGAATTAGGTGGAACGGCGATGATGCGGATAATAGCAACCATGGCAGAAAAGACAGAAGCATTTGCAGAGATTGTTGGTCTATCAGCACCGAAGTTTAAAGAACTATTTGGTAAAGCACCAGCTAAAGCATTACAACTTTTCTTTGCTGCGTTCGGTGAAATGAAAAAAGAAGAGATTATTGAGCGGATGGAAAAATTAGGTTTTGAAGGTGTCCGGGTTGGTTCAGTAGTGTTTGGATTAAGCAAGCAGACCGAAGCACTCGCAAGGAATTTAAAAGAATCATCTGTTGCATTTTCTCAAGGAACTGTTTTAGGTGAATTATATGAAAAAATGACAAGAAGTCTGGATGATAAATTAGCAACTTTATGGGGCAGTATAAAAAATCTATGGATAATTATTGGTATGGCATTAATTCCTGCAATTAAACAGGTGGTTGACTGGGGTATTAAATTTCTTACCTTTATATTTCATTTACCCAAACCTGTTTTAGTAGGTGCTACTGTCCTGACTGCATTAACAGGTGTAATATTATTTGTCGGTGGAGCAATAACCACTCTGGTGGCTACACTCGGTATATTAAAGATTGGTCTTACGCAGAGTGCTATTGCCTGTGAATGGTTAACCATTGCCCAGTATGGTGGCTTAAAAGCATTGGTTTTATCACTGGCAAGATTTACTGCTTTAAATATTCAATTAGCAATAATGAAAACAGGAATGTTCATTGTCGCTGTTGCTACAAAACTCTGGACTGCCGCCCAGTGGTTACTCAATGTTGCTTTAACTGCTAACCCTATTGGAATTGTAATTGTTGCTATTGGTGCATTGGTTGGTGCAATTATTTTCTTACTTGTAAAACTTGGTTTATGGAATAAAGTAGTTACAGCTGTCTGGCCTGTTCTTTTAGTACTTAAAAATATTGCAATCAGTCTTGGCCAGGCTTTAATAAAATTTCTGTTTCTTCCGCAGCAGTTATTAATTCAGGGGTTTATTAAACTACTTCAAATGTTAGGATTATGGAATAAAATTACACCTGGAGTCAGAGAAGTAATTTCATCTTTAGCAGATCCATTTAAGTTATTCGGAAAAATAGTCCCGAACATAATTTCTGGTATTATTGAATGCTTTAAACATTTAGGTAAAAATCTAACAAATATATATTCCTGGATTGTTGATAACATGCAGATATTAGTCAGTGGAATCTCAGATGCATTCAAAGGAATTTTTAACATCTTAAAAACAGCAGCTAAATGGTGGTTTATTCTCTTAGTTCTACCAGTGTATGCAGTCATCGGTGTAATAATAAAATTTATCAAATGGACCGGTATTTTAGGATTAGCAATAAAAATTGTAGGAGTGACATTAAAGATATTCAGTCAGGAAATAGTTAACCTTTTTAAGATATTAGTTTTACTCTCTACAAAAATAGGCGAAGGAATAATATCAGTTTTTCAAGGTTTAATAAAAACACTAATCCCTGTCTGGAAAATGTTTGTTAAGAGCGTACAATTTGCTTTTAATGAGGTAGTTGCACTTACAAAAACAGTTGGTAAATTTCTGTATCAGTACGGAGTACAACCATGGATAGAAATTGGTAAAGGAATTGTGAATGTATTCAAGAATGTTATCTCGGTAGTTTCTTCTGTTTTTGAAAAAATAAAAGATATTGTTATGACACCAATAAAATTTGTCTGGAATACTTTAGTTGATTTAACTAAACAAGTCCCGAAAGTGTTATTACCACAGGTCCTGCAGAACTTAAAACCATTAGCAGAAGGTGCAATAGTAGTCAAAGCAACTCCAGCAATAATAGGTGAAGCAGGCCCAGAGGCAGTTTTACCTTTAACTTCACCACGGTTCCAGGAAGCAGTTGAAAAACCTGTCCAGAGAAAAATCAGAGAACTGGCAGATGAAGGAGTAAAGATAATTAAGTTTATGGTTACTATACCGGTAGAGATTGATGGCTACCAGATAGCAAAAATAGTTCGTGAATTTGAAGAGGAAGAAAATATACGCAGTTTTGTTGCACCGGTAAGATTAGTAAGAGGAACAATATAA
- a CDS encoding baseplate J/gp47 family protein: protein MTEELKVPQVDYSSRDYESIISDLIAKIPFYVEEWTDFNPSDLGIVLLELFSYTADGLHYYVDRMLNEAFLPTAVQRQSVINLLKLIGYTMFSAVPASVNLEFNLGEVKPRDILIPKGTRIQTAGGSPLIFETTDDLIIPAGELTGEITAIEGETKQEDVGISNGDMNQKFSLEGVPIIDGTLKIFIDEGAGDVLWNEAKYFVDVGPNEQKYCTTRDAEDKITIMFGDGINGRIPKNGAKINAEYRIGGGKRGNVGANTITQVLDTIMLEGVPITIDVTNPLASSGGADKETIEHAKKYSPLQLRGQNRAVSLSDYIWLAEGYPGVLKATVRALVYKVWVTIVPEGGGYPSEVLKTGLLEYLNERKTITTQVYIEDPKYVEIDLSADIVCKGNFKKADVENNVYEAVNNFFAIENVDFEQRINISDMYALLDGTEGVDYLTMKKLMMHPLVYIGRQSATAEFKDITVKENIKTEEWTINMISRTQFTVEGTVSGLQTNTGTIGTKYTTDNGELEFILSVLVGELSVDDWWIIRVSQWLGNVMIKQNELPAKGIVQFNITGGI, encoded by the coding sequence ATGACAGAAGAACTAAAAGTTCCACAGGTAGACTATTCAAGTAGAGATTATGAATCAATCATTTCTGACCTGATTGCCAAAATACCGTTTTATGTAGAAGAATGGACTGATTTTAATCCTTCGGACCTCGGAATAGTACTGTTAGAACTATTCTCTTATACTGCTGATGGACTACACTATTATGTTGACCGTATGTTAAATGAGGCATTCCTGCCTACAGCAGTCCAGAGACAGAGTGTAATAAATCTTTTAAAGTTAATAGGTTACACAATGTTCAGTGCAGTTCCAGCAAGTGTCAATTTAGAATTTAATTTAGGTGAAGTAAAACCCAGAGATATATTGATTCCGAAAGGGACAAGAATACAGACTGCAGGTGGTTCACCACTTATTTTTGAAACAACAGATGATTTGATAATTCCTGCTGGTGAACTTACAGGTGAAATAACTGCTATTGAAGGTGAAACAAAGCAGGAAGATGTAGGTATTTCTAATGGTGATATGAACCAGAAATTCTCATTAGAAGGTGTACCAATAATTGATGGTACATTAAAGATATTTATTGATGAAGGTGCAGGGGATGTCTTATGGAATGAAGCAAAATATTTTGTTGATGTGGGACCTAATGAACAGAAATACTGCACTACAAGAGATGCTGAAGATAAAATAACCATTATGTTTGGGGATGGTATAAATGGCAGAATACCTAAAAACGGTGCAAAAATAAATGCAGAATACAGAATAGGTGGTGGTAAGAGAGGCAATGTCGGAGCAAATACAATCACTCAGGTGCTGGATACAATAATGCTTGAAGGGGTACCTATAACAATTGATGTAACAAATCCACTGGCGTCTTCTGGTGGAGCAGATAAAGAAACAATAGAACATGCAAAAAAATATTCACCATTGCAGTTACGAGGGCAGAACCGAGCTGTCTCACTTTCAGATTATATCTGGTTAGCAGAAGGCTATCCTGGGGTATTAAAAGCAACAGTCCGTGCTTTAGTATATAAGGTCTGGGTAACAATTGTCCCTGAAGGTGGCGGATATCCATCTGAAGTTTTAAAGACAGGATTATTAGAGTATTTGAATGAACGTAAAACTATAACCACACAGGTTTATATTGAAGATCCGAAATATGTTGAAATAGATTTATCCGCAGATATTGTATGTAAGGGAAACTTTAAAAAAGCAGATGTAGAAAATAATGTATATGAAGCAGTAAACAATTTCTTTGCAATTGAGAATGTAGATTTTGAGCAACGAATAAATATCAGTGATATGTATGCATTGCTTGATGGAACAGAAGGTGTTGACTATTTAACAATGAAAAAACTTATGATGCATCCGTTGGTTTATATTGGCAGACAGTCAGCAACAGCAGAATTTAAAGATATCACTGTGAAAGAAAACATAAAGACAGAAGAATGGACAATAAATATGATTAGCAGAACTCAATTTACTGTTGAAGGTACTGTAAGTGGTTTACAGACAAATACTGGAACTATTGGAACTAAATATACAACTGATAACGGTGAACTTGAATTTATTCTATCTGTGCTTGTGGGTGAATTATCTGTTGATGACTGGTGGATAATAAGAGTCAGTCAGTGGTTAGGTAATGTGATGATTAAACAGAATGAATTACCAGCAAAAGGTATTGTCCAATTCAATATTACAGGGGGAATTTAA
- a CDS encoding phage tail protein, whose product MPAERGWLAPADFKAGEVDEGGAIDLSWQNPAATDWVITKIYRSIGCYVTDPYDWRGKLVYEGKGTKYRDENLEPLRVYYYVAFGFDTDGNYGALCFSRDWALVVKDYKYEDWLYSHLPAIYRQYDTQDKVLKRFLRLPALKLNVIRSFIEAFPQMIDADTCPVDYLWAIAQLLGVDLEAVLTTQEQRAHVKTILDARSWKGTLRALEYRLRWFLKWNVYAREGFERVMITNRQDRRTGSLKYVDLLRKEDDRAGYVAATRGGYAAVDSVNVYIYVDPEDVLKETKKERVPVYEEDWLPVGVYPYNIFVEV is encoded by the coding sequence ATGCCGGCAGAAAGAGGATGGTTAGCACCTGCTGACTTTAAAGCAGGTGAAGTAGACGAAGGTGGAGCAATAGATTTATCCTGGCAGAATCCTGCTGCTACTGACTGGGTAATAACTAAAATATACAGGAGTATAGGTTGTTATGTAACCGACCCTTATGACTGGCGAGGTAAGTTAGTTTATGAAGGTAAAGGAACAAAATACAGGGATGAAAATTTAGAACCTTTACGGGTTTATTATTATGTTGCATTCGGGTTTGATACTGATGGAAACTACGGTGCACTGTGTTTCAGTAGAGACTGGGCTTTAGTAGTAAAAGACTACAAGTATGAAGATTGGTTATATTCACATTTACCTGCAATATATCGTCAGTATGATACTCAAGATAAAGTATTGAAAAGATTCTTAAGACTACCAGCATTAAAACTGAACGTAATCAGGTCATTCATTGAAGCATTTCCGCAGATGATAGATGCGGATACCTGTCCTGTTGACTATTTATGGGCAATAGCACAGTTGTTAGGAGTTGACCTTGAAGCGGTTCTTACAACACAGGAACAGAGAGCACATGTCAAAACCATACTTGATGCACGCTCATGGAAAGGTACACTCAGAGCATTGGAATATCGTCTGCGCTGGTTTCTCAAATGGAATGTATATGCTCGTGAAGGTTTTGAAAGAGTCATGATTACAAACAGGCAGGACCGAAGAACAGGCAGTTTGAAATATGTTGACCTACTTCGCAAGGAAGATGACCGTGCTGGATATGTAGCAGCAACGCGTGGTGGCTATGCTGCTGTTGATTCTGTGAATGTGTATATTTATGTTGACCCTGAAGATGTTCTGAAAGAAACTAAAAAAGAACGAGTTCCTGTATATGAAGAAGACTGGTTACCTGTTGGAGTTTATCCATATAACATATTTGTTGAGGTTTAA
- a CDS encoding antitoxin family protein, which translates to MAKTTVTAVYENGIFRPLEKVKLPEHKKIQLMIFPAEEEIPQLVKSQKKALKKYCGIIKSGRTDVSRNHDKYLYGK; encoded by the coding sequence ATGGCAAAAACAACAGTTACAGCAGTTTATGAAAATGGTATCTTCAGGCCACTTGAAAAAGTTAAATTGCCTGAGCACAAAAAGATTCAATTGATGATATTTCCTGCAGAAGAAGAAATACCACAATTGGTTAAATCTCAAAAGAAGGCACTTAAAAAATATTGTGGCATCATAAAAAGTGGACGAACTGACGTTAGTAGAAATCATGACAAATACCTCTACGGAAAATAA
- a CDS encoding LysM domain-containing protein produces the protein MIFPGSRYKGVPYSAIKLKDEKIVTVLHQRQFVKREDIGENFIIYEVQEGDELDLLAYKFGGKARLWWLIADINELDYPWTLKRGQKLIIPSIEEFAKR, from the coding sequence ATGATTTTTCCAGGTTCAAGATATAAAGGAGTTCCTTATTCAGCAATAAAACTAAAGGATGAAAAAATAGTAACAGTCCTTCATCAGAGACAGTTTGTCAAAAGGGAAGATATTGGTGAGAACTTTATTATTTATGAAGTTCAGGAAGGAGATGAGTTAGATTTACTTGCTTATAAGTTTGGTGGTAAAGCACGACTCTGGTGGCTGATTGCAGATATAAATGAATTAGATTATCCTTGGACATTAAAGCGTGGTCAGAAACTGATTATACCCAGTATTGAAGAATTTGCTAAGAGATGA
- a CDS encoding phage baseplate assembly protein V produces the protein MKKIFYGKYAGQVFDNNDPKKLGRIKALVEEVGFVSEPTDWAWPCVSPYGGIKDTGSIWVPEIGMNVWIEFESGDVNKPIWSGVYWSEPGGKSEIPELAKGIPDESTRIPKELDQAETGSGKIFNEPPSAFAAKYPYNKVMKTKSGHIIEIDDTPGQERIHIYHKSGTYKEIKRDGSLTEKVIGKLHSVVIGDVVLHYNNKVYIVVEGDIEETNYRTKTVYLKQGLNEIVDGPITREYSSDETITIKGKRRINYKGGIEENFSGSISKSIIGSEAKVIGGAKDTMILETERKQIGNASGQNIAKSVDILLGDYVLNLISGNQKIELKLGDFILNLLTGKIDLKTQVGNILIETSTGNIQLNGGNTLFDGVVTKSCMCPFLGSPHIDGSIRVLAKKM, from the coding sequence ATGAAAAAAATATTTTACGGTAAATATGCAGGTCAGGTTTTTGATAATAACGATCCTAAAAAACTCGGCAGGATAAAAGCATTGGTTGAGGAAGTGGGTTTTGTCTCTGAACCTACTGACTGGGCCTGGCCATGTGTTTCTCCTTATGGCGGAATCAAAGATACTGGCAGTATCTGGGTACCAGAAATCGGTATGAATGTCTGGATAGAATTTGAATCAGGTGATGTAAACAAACCGATATGGTCCGGTGTTTACTGGTCAGAGCCAGGTGGTAAATCAGAAATACCTGAGTTAGCAAAAGGTATTCCAGATGAATCAACCAGGATACCTAAAGAATTAGACCAGGCAGAAACGGGCTCAGGTAAGATATTCAATGAGCCACCTTCTGCTTTTGCTGCTAAGTATCCATATAACAAAGTGATGAAAACAAAATCAGGCCATATTATTGAGATAGATGATACACCAGGACAAGAACGAATACATATTTATCATAAAAGCGGAACATATAAAGAGATAAAACGTGATGGAAGTTTAACAGAAAAAGTTATCGGTAAACTTCACAGTGTTGTAATTGGCGATGTTGTCCTTCATTATAACAATAAAGTTTATATTGTAGTAGAAGGAGATATTGAAGAAACAAACTACAGAACTAAAACAGTCTACCTTAAACAAGGATTAAATGAAATTGTTGATGGCCCGATAACAAGGGAATATAGCAGTGACGAAACAATAACAATAAAAGGCAAACGAAGAATAAACTACAAAGGTGGGATAGAAGAAAATTTCTCGGGTTCAATATCTAAATCAATAATCGGTAGTGAAGCAAAAGTTATCGGTGGTGCTAAAGACACAATGATTTTAGAGACAGAAAGAAAACAGATCGGTAATGCATCAGGTCAGAACATAGCAAAATCAGTAGATATTTTATTAGGTGATTATGTGTTAAATTTAATAAGTGGGAATCAAAAGATAGAACTTAAGTTAGGAGATTTTATTCTTAATTTACTTACGGGTAAGATTGATTTAAAAACACAGGTAGGGAATATTTTAATAGAAACATCCACAGGTAATATTCAATTAAATGGTGGTAATACACTTTTTGATGGTGTGGTAACTAAAAGTTGTATGTGTCCGTTTTTAGGTTCACCACATATTGATGGTTCTATCAGAGTATTAGCAAAGAAAATGTAG
- a CDS encoding GPW/gp25 family protein, whose amino-acid sequence MPVKRKFLGAGLKFPFSISPGGTSKSGLDTSEEEQHVNESIFQILAARLGERVMRRDFGSRLQEIPFEPTDDATISLIKHFVIDSLRKWERRVEVNDIDIETRSKEGRIEVKLSIRYIKTNRVGNFVYPFFLTGGAVSI is encoded by the coding sequence ATGCCTGTTAAAAGAAAGTTTTTAGGTGCTGGATTAAAGTTTCCTTTTTCTATAAGTCCTGGCGGAACGAGTAAATCCGGGCTGGATACTTCAGAAGAAGAACAGCATGTTAATGAATCAATATTTCAGATACTTGCAGCCAGGCTTGGTGAACGGGTAATGAGACGTGATTTCGGTTCAAGACTGCAGGAGATACCTTTTGAGCCAACAGATGATGCTACTATATCTTTAATAAAACATTTTGTAATTGATTCATTAAGAAAATGGGAACGAAGAGTTGAAGTCAATGATATAGACATAGAAACAAGATCAAAGGAAGGTAGGATAGAAGTGAAGTTATCAATCAGATACATAAAAACCAACAGAGTGGGCAACTTTGTATACCCATTTTTTCTTACTGGTGGAGCAGTTAGCATATGA
- a CDS encoding retropepsin-like aspartic protease: MSIEFPLKEKLTTLGKVIDPKITVELETKYGYIPVSFILDSGADCSMLPKSMAKAIGIDLKSCPSERSYGIEGKGVKVYISSIKIKIRDITSKVRCFFSENEQTPFILGRIDFFRKFNVNFDNKNKKIILIPIK; this comes from the coding sequence GTGTCTATTGAATTCCCTTTAAAAGAAAAACTTACAACTTTAGGTAAAGTCATTGACCCAAAAATAACTGTTGAACTTGAAACAAAGTATGGATATATTCCGGTCTCTTTTATTCTTGATTCAGGCGCTGATTGTTCTATGCTCCCAAAATCAATGGCAAAGGCGATTGGTATTGATTTAAAAAGTTGTCCCAGTGAACGCTCATATGGGATTGAGGGGAAAGGAGTAAAAGTATATATCAGCAGTATCAAGATAAAAATCCGAGATATCACATCAAAGGTCAGATGTTTCTTTTCTGAAAATGAACAAACTCCATTCATTTTAGGACGAATAGATTTCTTCAGAAAATTTAATGTAAATTTTGATAATAAAAACAAGAAAATTATTTTGATTCCTATCAAATAA
- a CDS encoding DUF5678 domain-containing protein, whose translation MKHLSYIQLQEKYGGKFIATLKGKVVASEKTTDKLFKQVKEKLGDKNLTIEYIEPKGRICVY comes from the coding sequence ATGAAACATCTTTCTTATATTCAACTTCAAGAAAAATATGGTGGTAAATTCATTGCAACTCTCAAAGGCAAAGTTGTTGCCTCCGAAAAAACTACAGATAAATTGTTCAAACAAGTCAAAGAAAAACTTGGTGATAAAAATTTGACCATTGAATACATCGAACCAAAAGGAAGAATCTGTGTCTATTGA
- a CDS encoding phage tail sheath subtilisin-like domain-containing protein, with protein MVETLHPGVYVIEKFEVPPAFEGVGVSTGGFIGVAKKGPTQSAGFVSSFTEFVRKYGGFYKGNYLAYAVRAFFDNGGTRCFIARVAGQGAAQSFHILNDYAGKNTLRITAANAGDWGNRISVDTLKVETTTEGELAGGATSVVLSSVRGIEVGDLLDITDGANSVQVYVVSVNTSTRTITFRAVDLVTPISAGAKMRTSTTHKANTSLVKELLNGAKQAELRSSKNIRIGSVLYIDDGTTGTSVLVKGISGNTVFFDPVNIPATINQNAIVVSQEFNIKVYDEGILVETHEFLSLEPSNETDYVEKRLAGRGNLSEFVIATDEKSTTGELPKKIPSPVLQVYLRDGLDGSAPTDDEYIGKQSEPKSGIYLFDGIKEVNMISTPGVTSLTVQTNGITYCENRKNCMYITETPLEVDTVLEAEEYRSRILNIDSSYAALYWPWIVINDPTSDNVQLNIPPSGAVQGIYADVAIRRGVHKAPANERIRGALGLITDGKNIDYDAAQDILNPIGVNVIRPFSGRGIRVFGERTLWTVKDGRHYVHTRRTLIFIEETIKDNSLFINFEPNDEDLWRNIEISVSAFLTDVWRSGALQPRDDKSRAFFVKCDAESNPSSSVRLGKVICQVGVNITGTAEFVIFYVTGFDGGRLVEELG; from the coding sequence ATGGTAGAAACATTACATCCGGGTGTATATGTAATAGAAAAATTTGAAGTACCACCTGCATTTGAAGGTGTAGGAGTTTCAACAGGTGGTTTTATAGGAGTAGCAAAGAAAGGTCCAACACAATCGGCAGGGTTTGTTTCAAGTTTTACAGAGTTTGTCAGAAAATATGGTGGCTTCTATAAAGGTAATTACCTTGCATATGCAGTAAGAGCATTTTTTGATAATGGTGGCACGCGATGTTTTATTGCCAGAGTAGCAGGCCAGGGTGCAGCACAGTCATTTCATATTTTAAATGACTACGCTGGAAAAAACACCTTAAGAATAACAGCAGCAAATGCTGGTGACTGGGGTAATAGAATATCAGTTGATACTTTGAAAGTAGAAACTACTACAGAGGGAGAATTAGCAGGAGGTGCAACCTCAGTAGTTTTATCTTCAGTACGTGGTATAGAAGTTGGTGATTTACTTGATATTACTGACGGAGCAAATTCAGTTCAAGTTTATGTAGTTTCTGTTAACACTTCAACAAGAACAATTACTTTCCGTGCAGTAGATTTAGTCACACCTATATCAGCCGGTGCAAAAATGAGAACATCAACTACTCATAAGGCAAATACTTCTTTAGTAAAAGAATTACTCAATGGAGCAAAACAAGCAGAACTCAGGTCTTCAAAAAATATCCGTATCGGTTCGGTCCTCTATATTGATGATGGCACAACAGGAACAAGTGTTTTAGTTAAAGGTATTTCCGGGAATACAGTATTTTTTGACCCTGTAAATATACCTGCAACAATTAATCAGAATGCTATTGTTGTAAGTCAGGAATTCAACATCAAAGTATATGATGAAGGTATATTAGTAGAAACACACGAATTCCTTTCTTTAGAACCGAGCAATGAAACTGACTATGTAGAAAAACGACTTGCAGGTAGAGGTAATCTATCTGAATTTGTCATTGCTACTGATGAAAAAAGCACAACAGGTGAATTACCTAAAAAGATTCCTTCTCCAGTCTTACAGGTATATCTGAGAGATGGATTGGATGGTTCAGCACCTACTGATGATGAGTATATCGGTAAGCAGAGTGAACCTAAATCAGGGATTTACTTATTTGATGGAATAAAAGAAGTCAATATGATTTCAACTCCAGGAGTGACTTCTCTAACAGTTCAGACAAACGGAATTACTTATTGTGAGAACAGAAAAAACTGTATGTATATCACTGAAACACCACTTGAAGTAGATACAGTTCTTGAAGCAGAAGAATACCGAAGCCGAATACTAAATATTGACTCAAGTTATGCTGCACTTTACTGGCCATGGATTGTTATCAACGATCCTACTTCAGATAATGTCCAATTGAATATTCCTCCAAGTGGTGCTGTCCAGGGAATATATGCTGATGTTGCAATCCGCAGAGGTGTTCATAAAGCACCTGCTAATGAAAGAATCAGAGGTGCATTAGGATTAATAACTGATGGTAAGAACATTGATTATGATGCAGCACAGGATATACTCAACCCGATAGGTGTAAATGTCATCAGACCTTTTTCTGGCAGAGGAATACGAGTCTTCGGCGAACGGACATTATGGACAGTTAAAGATGGCAGACACTATGTCCATACCCGCAGGACGCTTATATTTATTGAAGAGACAATCAAAGATAATTCTTTATTTATCAATTTTGAACCTAATGATGAAGACTTATGGCGAAATATTGAAATATCTGTTTCAGCATTCTTGACTGATGTTTGGCGCTCAGGTGCATTGCAACCAAGGGATGATAAATCAAGAGCATTTTTCGTCAAATGCGATGCTGAAAGCAATCCATCCTCATCAGTCAGGTTAGGCAAAGTTATCTGCCAGGTAGGAGTCAATATAACAGGAACTGCTGAGTTTGTAATCTTTTATGTTACTGGTTTTGATGGTGGCAGATTAGTAGAAGAACTTGGCTAA
- a CDS encoding phage tail protein, whose amino-acid sequence MSVKIIEGRRVDPFRGFKFRVIDVPRRFESAGFTTVSGLNTETEVVEYREGDSAGHMHKLPGLTTFEDITLSRGKSTIDDFQIWRNEVYEVDRGGGLPDREFRRNLIIELRDYQNVPVKSWEVRDAWATRLEHGDLDATSSDVWIETLVLAHEGLKALNIQESRK is encoded by the coding sequence GTGAGTGTAAAAATTATTGAAGGAAGAAGAGTTGATCCTTTTCGTGGGTTTAAGTTCCGTGTAATAGATGTCCCTCGTAGATTTGAATCCGCAGGATTTACTACTGTTTCTGGCTTGAACACAGAGACAGAAGTAGTTGAATATCGTGAAGGTGATTCTGCCGGTCATATGCATAAACTTCCCGGACTTACCACTTTTGAAGATATTACACTTTCACGTGGTAAAAGTACAATTGATGATTTCCAGATCTGGCGGAATGAAGTTTATGAAGTTGACCGTGGTGGTGGATTACCTGATCGTGAATTTCGCAGGAACTTAATTATTGAATTAAGAGATTATCAAAATGTACCTGTAAAATCCTGGGAAGTGAGAGATGCCTGGGCAACAAGGCTTGAACACGGTGACTTAGATGCCACATCATCTGATGTATGGATAGAAACATTGGTTCTTGCTCATGAAGGATTAAAAGCATTGAATATACAAGAATCAAGAAAATAA